The Candidatus Limnocylindria bacterium genomic sequence CGGAGTGCACGCGATCGCCATCGACTATTTCGGCCGCACCGCGGGTACGACGCGCCGCGGCGACGACTTCGAGTTCCGCGAGCACGTCGCGAAGACGAAGACCACGACGATCCAGGCCGACATCGCGAGCGCGATGGGCCATCTTCGCGGCGCGACCGACGCGCGACGCATCTTCGTCCTCGGCTTCTGTATGGGCGGCCGTCAGGCGTTCTTCGCGTCGGCCGAACACGCCGAGCTCGCCGGGGTGGTCGGCTTCTATGGCCGTCTCTCGACACGCGAGGGCGAGGAGGGCACAGCGCCGAAGGACCGCGCGCAGCGCATGCGCGCGCCGGTGCTGGGTCTGTTCGGCGGGGCCGACCCCGGCATCCCGGCGAGCGAGATCGCGGAATTCGACAGCGCCCTGAAGGACGCGCGCGTCCAGCGCCACATCGTTACGTACCCGGGCGCCCCGCATTCCTTCTTCGATCGCACGTTCGCCGAGCACCGCGAAGCTTGCGATGACGCCTGGCGTCGCAGCCTCGCCTTCATGAAGACCGGCGACCCGGCATCGCGAGCGTGACGCGTGATATGGAACACATAGCGTCCGATTCGGTAAGGTAGGGCGCATGCGCGGTCTCTGGTATCTCACGCTCGGGTGCATCGCATTCGTCGCGATCACGTTCTTCGAGCAGCTGCCGATCGTGGGTTGGCTCGGCGGGATCGTCTCGGTCGCGGCGTGGGTCGTGATCGCACGCGCACTCGTCGGCGAGAACGGCTTCGACTTCGAGACGCCATTCGGCATCGGCTGGGCCGCCGTGATCGGTGCCGTGACCGGCTTCGTCGGCGCGCTCACGGCGTGGCTCGCTCAGACCGGCAACCTCATCGGCTTCACGACGCCGCCAGGCGACCGCTTCGGCGCGGCGTTCGGCTTCGTCGGCGCGAGCATCGGGATCGTTCTGTGGCCGCTGTTCGGCGCGGCTGTCTGCGCCATCGCGGCCCTCCTATCGGTCCGCCGACGCAGGGCGATCTAGCGCGTCAGGCGCTAAGCCGGAAGACGATCGAGCGCCTCAGGCGACGCGCCGGCGCTTGTGCGTCACGTAATCGACGAGCACGTACTCACCCAGACGCTCCGGCTCGACGTAGAACGCGCGGCCGGTGTTGATCTTCGACATCTGATTCACGAAGTCGACGAGGTAGTGCCCGCGGGCGAGCATGAAGGTGTTGATCGTGATGCCCTCGCGCGTGCAGCGGAGGACCTCGCGTAGGGTCATCTCGCGGGTGCGCTGCGTCGGCGGGTACGCGAACTGCGGCTCCGGATTTCCTGGCTCGAAATGCGCGGTCGGCTCGCCGTCGGTGATCAGGATGATCTGCTTGTTCTTCCCGCGTGAGCGCGCGAGCAGCGTGCGTGCCGTCTCGAACGCGTGCTGCATGTTCGTCCCGTAGATGTATTCGTTCCAGGTGAGCCGCGGGAGGTCCTGCGGCTTCAACTGGCTTGCGAGCGCGGAGAAGCCGACGATGTACAGGTCGTCCTTCGGGAAGGTCGAGCGGATCAGCGAGTCGAGCGCGAGCGTGACCTTTTTCGCGGCGAGGAAGCAGCCGCGGAACAGCATCGAGCGCGACACGTCCACGAGGATCGCCGTGGCCGACTGCGTCATAAGCTCGGTGCGGTAGACGGAGAAGTCCTCCGCCGCGAGCTTCACCGGCACGTGCGCCCCGTCGCGGTAGACCGCGTTCTTCACCGTGTCCGGCAGGTCGAGGAGGAACGGGTCTCCGAACTCGTAGGTCTTGAGCTCGTCGGTCGGATCGCCTCCGCGGCCCCGCGTCCGCGCGCGGTGGCTTCCGAAGGCGTCGCGCTTCAGCGTCGCGAAGATGTCTTCGAGCGAGCGCTGACCGATCTTGCGGATGCCACGCGGCGTCAGCTCGTAACGCTCGCCGTCCTTGCGGATGAGCCCGGCTTCTTCGAGGAGCTCGGTCATCTTCCGGAGCTGCTCGAGCGACTGCCGCGCGCCCGGACCGGCGAGGCGCTCGACGTCGTCCGCGTTCAGCGACTCGAGATCCTCCGCGGCGCGCGCCGAGCGCACGGTGTCCTCCATGTCCGAGAGCTGATTCATCTGATCCATGAGGCCGAGCGCCTCCGCGAGCGTCATGGGCTCATCGCCCGACATCGCGTGGTCGTAACTCTCCATCGGCATCAACTGCGACAGCGTTTCGGCCAGGTCGTTCATCGCCGACTGCAGGCCCGGGTCGTTGAATGCGGCGCCCAGCATTCCTTCGAGCTGATCGCGCA encodes the following:
- a CDS encoding dienelactone hydrolase family protein; this encodes MCYPPGARPPDVPADLVPISGGAAGEDVILTSEDASRFRAHLAKAGDGDGGVVIAPDVRGLHPFYEELAERFASAGVHAIAIDYFGRTAGTTRRGDDFEFREHVAKTKTTTIQADIASAMGHLRGATDARRIFVLGFCMGGRQAFFASAEHAELAGVVGFYGRLSTREGEEGTAPKDRAQRMRAPVLGLFGGADPGIPASEIAEFDSALKDARVQRHIVTYPGAPHSFFDRTFAEHREACDDAWRRSLAFMKTGDPASRA
- a CDS encoding VWA domain-containing protein — encoded protein: MSELPRLDDFGREIKYSRWDGTQRLDALEADELLGAMSDELLAGGDLEDALARLSRWGMPGRMEGMKDLLERLRSAKQKRAERHDLSKVFDELKEKLEEVKRLEREGLERRRNAEAPNEQLRQGMQKIAQERLAQLDALPDDFGRAVRALKDYEFVEPKAAEKYQELLKDLQEQVLGSYFKNMRESLRNLTPEQLERTRQMIRDLNRALKERMEGGEPDFEAFQRQYPELAGGAKDWDDLLRQLAQGMAAMRSLWQSMSPEMRDQLEGMLGAAFNDPGLQSAMNDLAETLSQLMPMESYDHAMSGDEPMTLAEALGLMDQMNQLSDMEDTVRSARAAEDLESLNADDVERLAGPGARQSLEQLRKMTELLEEAGLIRKDGERYELTPRGIRKIGQRSLEDIFATLKRDAFGSHRARTRGRGGDPTDELKTYEFGDPFLLDLPDTVKNAVYRDGAHVPVKLAAEDFSVYRTELMTQSATAILVDVSRSMLFRGCFLAAKKVTLALDSLIRSTFPKDDLYIVGFSALASQLKPQDLPRLTWNEYIYGTNMQHAFETARTLLARSRGKNKQIILITDGEPTAHFEPGNPEPQFAYPPTQRTREMTLREVLRCTREGITINTFMLARGHYLVDFVNQMSKINTGRAFYVEPERLGEYVLVDYVTHKRRRVA